TCTCAAGGGAAGGTTTACTTCTTTCAATATTTTTTTCACAAAAATCTCAATGTTTGCTTATAGAGTCTTAAAATGATCTATGCTATCATTATAGTTAACATTAAGATTTTATGTTGGTAAAAATGAAGAAACAAGAAAAGTTAGTTCTCTATATTTCAATTTTCTGTGTCGTCTTGGGAATCTTGGTAAGTATTATACTCTCAGAACTTGATTTGACGGGAAATGAAGATAATTTAAATTATATCGGTACTACCGTTGAAACAAATGGTGAGGTAAAGATACGATATGGAGAATCTATCAATTGGAAGACTCTGGGGGCAAATGATAATATTTACTCTAAGTCTTATCTCTTTACTGGAGACGGAGCTACTGGGAAATTTGTTTTCTTAGATGGTTCGATAATTAAACTTGATCCCAATTCACTTATTTACTTAGACTTTATGTTTGATATTAAAGATATCAATAAGAATAAAAATTTAAAAAATTCTTTGAAAATTGACTTTGTTGACGGTGAAATTAGCTTTGACTTAAAAGAAGAATCATCGGTAAAGAAAATTGCCATGAACGATACAACTATTTCTATTAATAAGAAAGAAACAATGATTAAGCTTCAAAACGACAAGAAAACTCAGGAAATGCAAGTTTCTGTTTTTGAAGGAGATGTATCCTTAAATAAGAGAAATAAAGAATTTCAAATTAAATCAGGTGAGAAATTAAAGATATCGGAAAGTAAAGATATGGATAGGGAAGAGATTTCATCTGAGGTGATAGACTCTATGAGAGAGTCTGCTG
This sequence is a window from Halobacteriovorax sp. JY17. Protein-coding genes within it:
- a CDS encoding FecR domain-containing protein is translated as MKKQEKLVLYISIFCVVLGILVSIILSELDLTGNEDNLNYIGTTVETNGEVKIRYGESINWKTLGANDNIYSKSYLFTGDGATGKFVFLDGSIIKLDPNSLIYLDFMFDIKDINKNKNLKNSLKIDFVDGEISFDLKEESSVKKIAMNDTTISINKKETMIKLQNDKKTQEMQVSVFEGDVSLNKRNKEFQIKSGEKLKISESKDMDREEISSEVIDSMRESAERLNEDGAPIEYKRRTITKFLKEFFHFIVD